The Parasegetibacter sp. NRK P23 genomic sequence TGCCCTGAAACAGTATGGACGCGGCCAATATGATAAGCAATAAGCCATCGAATTTTAGGGTGAAAAATCCTACGGCGAATAAAGTAAAAATAAAGTAAACTTCAGCAGGCTTCTGAAAATCAGCAAAGTACATCAATTCCATGGTGCCGGGTTCTATCGCAATGAATAGTCCTTGCAGGATAATTCCCGATATAGCAACAAAGCGAAGTAATTTCCAGTGTCGCAACAAATTTTCTTCTGAAGAGAACAGGAGGGTGAACAATATCCAGCAGCCGATGGGTGCAGTATATATGCCGTGTGCGCCGGTCGTCATCACAAAAAGCAGGCAGGGAAACAATATGCCTGCCGCCACCAGCGGCCATTTGCTTTGGGGCACAAAAAACGCGAGGATAAGGGAAAGGCCCAGTGCAAGATCGGCTCCCATGGCCCAGATGCTTTGTTGTTCCGGCCCTGAAAAGAAGACCAGCCGCTGATTCGCCAATAAATCGTTAAAAAGCATTCCTTTTGAGAACCAGTAGCATACGATGATGAAGAGCCAGAGTATCAATGTTCTTCTCATGAAAAAGGGCTGTGTTGCACGGTTCTGCAACGTTTCTGCTGAATCATTTCCAGGCTCCATACATTGATTTGTTCTATACAAACATTAAAAATAACGATTTGTGCGGGAGGGGGGGCGACTGTTTTTTGAACTACCTTTGCGGAGACTGGAAGACTGAATACATTATGAAGAAACTACACATTGTCATTCTCCTGCTGATTGCTGCCGGCATCGCGGTGCTGCTGTCTTTTATGAATGATCTTACCACTTACGACACGGTGGCTTCGGCGAAAGCCAAAGAAGGGAAATTCGTACACCTTATCGCCAAGCTCGACAAGGCGCAGCCCGTAGAGTACGATCCGCTGAAGAACCCGAATTACATGAAGTTCACCGCAATGGATACATTGGGTAACTCCACCCCCGTAGTTTACTTCAATACAAAGCCCACGGATTTTGAAATGAGCGAACGCCTTGTGCTGAAAGGTACCATGCGTGCGAATGTTTTCGAATGCAAGGAAATTCTGATGAAGTGCCCTTCCAAGTACAAGGATGAAATGGTACCCGCCGAGAAAAGTTTAAGCTCAAACCCCTGATGAATCATGCAATATCCTGGTGAACACCTGCTCCCGGGGCAGATAGGTCATTTTTTTGCAGTACTTTCTTTTGTGGCTTCCATCGTGGCCACTGTCGCATACTTTAAATCGGCACGCAGTTCGGTGCTCACCGAACAACTGAGCTGGAAACGCATGGCCCGCGTGGCTTTTGGCGTGAACACCGCTTCCGTTATCGTGATCTTCTGTTTGCTGCTCTTCCTCATCAGCAACCACTACTTCGAATACTATTACGTTTGGAACCACTCCAACATGACCATGGACATGAAGTACCTTTTCAGTTGTATCTGGGAAGGGCAGGAGGGCGGTTTCCTTTTGTGGGGACTGTGGCAGGGGCTACTGGGTATGATCCTGATGGGTTCGGCCAAAACCTGGGAAGCGCCCGTGATGACGGTGGTAAGCTTCGCCCAGTTCACCATCGCGAGCATGTTGCTGGGGATATACATATTCGGCGTGAAAGTAGGGCTGAACCCGTTCATCCTGGTACGCCAGCAATTCATTGACCAGCCGGCGTTTCAAAACCTTTCTTCTACCTATATGTCTCACCCTTCTATGAAGGACGGGCAGGGACTGAACCAATTGCTGCAGAACTACTGGATGGTGATTCACCCGCCGGTGCTGTTCCTCGGCTTTGCTTCCACACTGATACCATTCGCGTATGCCGTGGCCGCCATCTGGCAACGGAGGTACACGGAATGGACCAAACCCGTATTGCCCTGGGCGCTTTTTTCAGCGGCCATCCTTGGACTGGGTATTATGATGGGCGCCGCATGGGCCTACGAATCACTTACATTCGGCGGTTACTGGGCCTGGGATCCGGTAGAGAACGCTTCACTGGTGCCTTGGCTGATCCTGATTGCCGGGCTGCACACCAACCTCATCTATAACAGTACCGGGTATTCGCAGCGCACGACCGTGCTGTTCTATATCCTTACATATATTTTTGTAATCTATTCCTCCTTCCTCACGAAAAGCGGTATCCTGGGCGATTCTTCCGTACATGCTTTCGCGACCGCGGGACTGAATACGCAGATGACCATCTGGCTGGCCGTGATTATCATACCTTCCATCTGGCTGTACATCAACCGGTACAAACAGATACCCACCATTGTTAAGGAGGAAAGTACTTATTCCAGGGAATTCTGGATGTTCATCGGCTCCCTGATCTTCTTCCTTTCGGCCATGTACGTTAGCATCGCTACTTCGTTACCGGTGGTGAACAAGTTGTTTGGTACCAAGTTCGCCGTAGGCGAAGATGTGGAGTTCTCCTACAACCGCATCCAGGTGTGGGTGGCCATCCTTACAGGGATACTTACGGCCATTACGCAGTTCTTCCGGTACAAAGATTCCGATCGTAAAAAAGTGAACAAAAGCATATTGGTTCCGGGCATTATTGCCCTGGCTGCCACCATTGCGGTGGGCATTTTTGGTCCGATAGAATACTATAAATACGGCGCGGGCTTTCTCGCCGCCATCTATATCGCATTATTCGCCGGATTTTATGCTTTGATAGGAAACGCGGTGTACATCTGGCAGGGATTGAACGGCAAACTAAAGGCTGCCGGTGGTTCCGTGGCGCATATCGGCTTCGGGATGATGCTGGTGGGCATACTCATATCCGCTTCTAAAAAGGAAGTGCTTTCGCTGAATACAACAGGTATTAACCTGCCTTTCAGTCCTGAAAGCAAAGAAAATCCTTTGGAAAACCTGACGCTGATTCAGGGGGTGAAAACAGATATGGGGCGCTTCAACGCTACCTACACATCGGATTCCCTGAATAAAAAAGGAAACATCACGTATTTTAAAGTTGAATTTGAACGGAAAGACGGGAAAGAAAACTTCGTGCTGTTTCCCAACCTGATCCGCAATACAAAAGGTGCTGAAGGGTTCTCCAACAACCCTGATTCCCGCCATTACTGGAACAAAGATGTGTTCTCTTACATCAGTTATGCCGATGACCTGGACAGGAAAAAGGATACCGCTTCTTTCCGGCCCCATGAACTGGCGCCCAAAGACACGGTATTCTATTCGAACGGCTTTATGGTGCTGGAAGAAGTGGACCACAATCCTGCCGACGAAAAGTTCAGCTATACTTCCAGAGATACCGCGCTGGTGGCCAATTTGAAGGTTACCGTGAAAGATGGCCGCACTTACAATGCACGTCCTGCACTGGAAGTGAAGAATGGCATGATGGTGCAGCAACCGGATACCGTATTTGCCCAGAACCTGATCGTGAACTTCAATAAAATCGGTGAGGACAACAAAAAGATCGAGATCGGCGTAAAGGAATCTTCTTCCATATTGCCCTATGTTTCACTTAAGGTATATCTCTTCCCTTACATCAATGTTTTGTGGCTGGGTATCATTGTAATGATGATCGGCTTCGTGATGAGCATTGTGCGGCGGGTGAAGATGATGAAGCCACGATTAAACGTGGTTCGTTAAAATTAGCATTTCTATAACAGAATTGACGGTTACTTTTCCTGTCTATCGGTATGAAACAAAAGAGTTTCATTATTTTTAGGACAGATGAAAGGCATTTTAAATTCAGGTCGCAAACATTTACTGGCATTCTTTCTGGCTTCAGGATGTGTTAGTGCTTTGCAGGCCCAGCAGGTGACGGGTTCCTACGGCCCCCGGGATACGTTGCTGGTTCCGGCTGTGAATTACAACGGGGAGTGGATTCCTGCGCGCACATTAGAGTGGGTGTGGGTGGTGGCCCCCATGCCGGCTCATGTGAAAAAGAAAATGGCCAAATGGACCAGGCTTCGGAATGCGGTGTATGTTACATACCCTTATGCCAGAAGAGCCGGTTACATTATCAATGACATCAACCGCCAGCTGGCGGGCATAAAAAATAAGGCCGAAAGAAAAGAATTCCTCCGCACCCGCGAGGCCCAGTTAAAAAAGGAGTTCTCTGATCCACTCACCAATCTTTCCGTGTACCAGGGTAGGGTATTGATGAAGCTCATCAACCGCCAGACGGGCAACAACTGTTACGAACTGGTGAAGGAATATAGGGGTGGCGTAACCGCACGCTTCTACCAAACCGTGGCTTTCTTTTTCAACAGCAGTATGAAGCAGCCTTACAACGCGGCTTCCGGCGGCGAGGATGCCGAAATAGAATCCATCGTAATGGAAATCGAAAGAATGTACCGTTAGTTGAGCCGGTCCCCGGAAGCGGGATCGGTTTGTACAGCAGGCTTGTTGCTCCTGTTGATGTATGGAAGTAAGCCCAGGCAAACCAGTCCCGCCAATAGAATGATGAACGTTTGAGCACCCCATAACAACCATCCGAAAGCCAATCCTTCCACTTCATTCAGTTTATATACGACCATTACCTTTTGGATGAGGAACTGGTAGGCGCCGATGCCGCCTTGCGTTACAATCATGGCGATACTTCCGAAGGAGAGTATGGATAATGCTTCCGGTATGCCCAGGTTTTCCGTGCTTTCCATAGCGTAGAAGCCTACCCTGATGCTCATCAGGTAGAGGAACCAGATGAAAAAGGTATGGAAGAAAAACAGGCCTTTCTTTTTTACGAAACGTACACTGGTAAGTCCCTGCCAGATGCCTTTCACCACGGCATTGATCTTTTGAACGATGCCAATATGGCTGAATTTCTTCAGCAGGAATTTTCCGACGAAAAAAGCGGCTCCACCCACAACGGCCAGTATCAATAATTTCACGCCAATGGATGCGCCTGCTCCGGCGATGTTCAACTGCTCCTGCGCAAAAGCGCCTATCGTATCTACCTGCGTAAAAATGGTAAGTGCGAAAACGATGAGGAGGCAAATCATGTCGAAGGCGCGTTCGGCCACGATCGTGCCGATCAGTTTGTCCGCGGGCACTTTTTCATAACGTGCCAGCAGTGTGCATTTCAGCACTTCGCCCAGCCGCGGAACGGCCAGGTTGGCGAGATAGCCTACCATTACCGCAAGAAAAGTATTGGAGGTGCGGGGCTGGTAGCCGAGTGGCTGCATCAGTATTTTCCACCTTACAGCGCGGCTCCAGTGGCTCACCAGCAAAGCCAGTAAAACGGGTACCAGCAACCAGTAGCGTGCACCGGATAAAGAGGACTTCAATTGCTCGACCTGTGCTTCATCCAACCCACGCGTGGTGAGCCAGATCAAAAAAATACCCAGTCCTAGAAAGATGATGTATTGTAAAAGACTGCGTAATTTTTTGTTCATAAAGTAAAGTTTCGGTCAAGGTTAATCAGGATGCACACCAATAACAGCCTGAAACTACAATTTATTGCCTTCTTTGGGGAAAACCACCGAGGGTTTAAAAGTTTTCGCGGCCTCAAAATCCATGGTAGCGTAGGATATGATCACGACGGTATCGCCTACGGCGCCCTGGCGGGCTGCGGGTCCGTTCAAACACACCACACCTGAACCGCGTTTGCCTTTGATGAGATAGGTTTCAAGCCGGGATCCGTTGTTCACGTTCACCACCTGGATCTTTTCGTTTTCGATCATATTGGCGGCTTCCATGAGGTCTTCGTCGAGCGTAAGACT encodes the following:
- a CDS encoding DUF4294 domain-containing protein produces the protein MKGILNSGRKHLLAFFLASGCVSALQAQQVTGSYGPRDTLLVPAVNYNGEWIPARTLEWVWVVAPMPAHVKKKMAKWTRLRNAVYVTYPYARRAGYIINDINRQLAGIKNKAERKEFLRTREAQLKKEFSDPLTNLSVYQGRVLMKLINRQTGNNCYELVKEYRGGVTARFYQTVAFFFNSSMKQPYNAASGGEDAEIESIVMEIERMYR
- a CDS encoding cytochrome c maturation protein CcmE, translating into MKKLHIVILLLIAAGIAVLLSFMNDLTTYDTVASAKAKEGKFVHLIAKLDKAQPVEYDPLKNPNYMKFTAMDTLGNSTPVVYFNTKPTDFEMSERLVLKGTMRANVFECKEILMKCPSKYKDEMVPAEKSLSSNP
- the ccsA gene encoding cytochrome c biogenesis protein CcsA; translation: MQYPGEHLLPGQIGHFFAVLSFVASIVATVAYFKSARSSVLTEQLSWKRMARVAFGVNTASVIVIFCLLLFLISNHYFEYYYVWNHSNMTMDMKYLFSCIWEGQEGGFLLWGLWQGLLGMILMGSAKTWEAPVMTVVSFAQFTIASMLLGIYIFGVKVGLNPFILVRQQFIDQPAFQNLSSTYMSHPSMKDGQGLNQLLQNYWMVIHPPVLFLGFASTLIPFAYAVAAIWQRRYTEWTKPVLPWALFSAAILGLGIMMGAAWAYESLTFGGYWAWDPVENASLVPWLILIAGLHTNLIYNSTGYSQRTTVLFYILTYIFVIYSSFLTKSGILGDSSVHAFATAGLNTQMTIWLAVIIIPSIWLYINRYKQIPTIVKEESTYSREFWMFIGSLIFFLSAMYVSIATSLPVVNKLFGTKFAVGEDVEFSYNRIQVWVAILTGILTAITQFFRYKDSDRKKVNKSILVPGIIALAATIAVGIFGPIEYYKYGAGFLAAIYIALFAGFYALIGNAVYIWQGLNGKLKAAGGSVAHIGFGMMLVGILISASKKEVLSLNTTGINLPFSPESKENPLENLTLIQGVKTDMGRFNATYTSDSLNKKGNITYFKVEFERKDGKENFVLFPNLIRNTKGAEGFSNNPDSRHYWNKDVFSYISYADDLDRKKDTASFRPHELAPKDTVFYSNGFMVLEEVDHNPADEKFSYTSRDTALVANLKVTVKDGRTYNARPALEVKNGMMVQQPDTVFAQNLIVNFNKIGEDNKKIEIGVKESSSILPYVSLKVYLFPYINVLWLGIIVMMIGFVMSIVRRVKMMKPRLNVVR
- the panD gene encoding aspartate 1-decarboxylase — encoded protein: MQIEVLKSKVHRAVITEANLHYVGSLTLDEDLMEAANMIENEKIQVVNVNNGSRLETYLIKGKRGSGVVCLNGPAARQGAVGDTVVIISYATMDFEAAKTFKPSVVFPKEGNKL
- a CDS encoding lysylphosphatidylglycerol synthase transmembrane domain-containing protein; the encoded protein is MNKKLRSLLQYIIFLGLGIFLIWLTTRGLDEAQVEQLKSSLSGARYWLLVPVLLALLVSHWSRAVRWKILMQPLGYQPRTSNTFLAVMVGYLANLAVPRLGEVLKCTLLARYEKVPADKLIGTIVAERAFDMICLLIVFALTIFTQVDTIGAFAQEQLNIAGAGASIGVKLLILAVVGGAAFFVGKFLLKKFSHIGIVQKINAVVKGIWQGLTSVRFVKKKGLFFFHTFFIWFLYLMSIRVGFYAMESTENLGIPEALSILSFGSIAMIVTQGGIGAYQFLIQKVMVVYKLNEVEGLAFGWLLWGAQTFIILLAGLVCLGLLPYINRSNKPAVQTDPASGDRLN